The DNA segment GACCGTCTTCCATCGCGATGGTTTTGATCAGGGTAACAGTCATCTGAATGTTGTCACCTGGCATTACCATTTCAACGCCTTCTGGCAGCTCGCAGTTACCAGTCACGTCAGTAGTACGGAAGTAGAACTGTGGACGGTAGCCTTTGAAGAACGGAGTGTGACGACCGCCTTCTTCCTTGCTCAGAACGTAAACTTCTGCGGTGAACTTGGTGTGCGGCTTGACCGAACCTGGCTTGACCAGAACCTGGCCACGCTCAACGTCGTCACGCTTGGTACCACGCAGCAGAACGCCGCAGTTCTCGCCAGCACGACCTTCGTCGAGCAGCTTGCGGAACATCTCAACACCGGTGCAGGTGGTGGTGGTGGTGTCACGCAGACCAACGATTTCCAGCGCATCCTGAACGCGAACAATACCGCGCTCGATACGACCAGTCACAACAGTACCGCGACCCGAGATCGAGAATACGTCTTCGATTGGCATCAGGAATGGCTTGTCGATCATACGAACTGGTTCTGGGATGTAGGTATCCAGAGTTTCAACCAGTTTACGAACGGCAGTGGTGCCCATTTCGTTGTCGTCTTTGCCTTCCAGCGCCATACGAGCCGAACCGATGATGATCGGAGTGTCGTCGCCTGGGAAGTCGTAGGTCGACAGCAGGTCACGAACTTCCATCTCAACCAGTTCCAGCAGCTCAGCGTCGTCTACCAGGTCAGCCTTGTTCAGGAAAACCACGATGTACGGAACGCCTACCTGACGGGACAGCAGGATGTGCTCACGGGTTTGTGGCATCGGACCATCAGCGGCCGAGCAAACCAGGATCGCGCCGTCCATCTGGGCAGCACCGGTGATCATGTTCTTCACGTAGTCAGCGTGACCTGGGCAGTCAACGTGAGCGTAGTGACGAATAGTCGAGTTGTACTCAACATGAGCGGTGTTGATGGTGATACCGCGAGCTTTTTCTTCTGGAGCGCTGTCGATCTTGTCGAATTCAACGACGGCCGAACCGAAAACTTCGGAGCAGACGCGAGTCAGAGCAGCGGTCAGAGTGGTTTTACCGTGGTCAACGTGACCGATGGTGCCAACGTTGACGTGCGGTAGGGAACGATCAAATTTTTCTTTAGCCACGACAATTAACTCCTAGCCTAAAGGGGCTGAATCAGCCTTGTTTTTTGGTTACGGATTCGACGATGTGCGACGGAGCCGTATCGTATTTTTTGAATTCCATAGAGTAGCTTGCGCGACCCTGGGACATGGAACGAACGTCGGTCGCATAACCGAACATCTCACCCAGTGGAACCTCGGCACGGATAACCTTGCCGGACACTGTGTCTTCCATACCCTGGATCATGCCGCGACGACGGTTAAGGTCGCCCATCACATCACCCATATAGTCTTCAGGCGTAACAACTTCTACAGCCATGATCGGCTCGAGCAACTCACCACCGCCCTTCTGGGCCAGTTGCTTGGTCGCCATGGAAGCAGCCACTTTAAACGCCATCTCGTTCGAGTCGACGTCGTGGTAAGAACCATCGAACACGGTAGCCTTCAGGCCGATCAGCGGATAGCCGGCAACAACGCCGTTCTTCATCTGCTCTTCGATACCCTTCTGGATAGCCGGGATGTATTCCTTAGGAACCACACCACCTACAACTTCGTTCACGAATTGCAGACCTTCCTGACCTTCGTCAGCAGGAGCAAAACGAATCCAGCAGTGACCGAACTGGCCGCGACCACCGGACTGACGAACGAACTTGCCTTCGATTTCACAGTTCTTCGTGATGCGCTCACGATACGAAACCTGAGGCTTGCCGATGTTGGCTTCGACGTTGAACTCACGGCGCATCCGGTCAACCAGGATGTCCAGGTGCAGCTCGCCCATGCCGGAGATGATCGTCTGACCAGTCTCTTCATCAGTTTTAACGCGGAAAGACGGGTCTTCCTGAGCAAGTTTGCCCAGAGCAATACCCATTTTTTCCTGGTCGTCCTTGGTCTTGGGCTCTACGGCAACCGAAATAACCGGCTCCGGGAAGTCCATGCGAACCAGGATGATTGGCTTGTCAGCGTTGCAGAGGGTTTCACCAGTGGTGACGTCCTTCATGCCGATCAGGGCCGCGATGTCGCCAGCGCGTACTTCCTTGATCTCTTCACGGGCGTTTGCGTGCATTTGCACCATACGACCCACACGCTCTTTCTTGCCCTTGACCGAGTTGATCACGCCGTCGCCGGAGTTCAACACGCCCGAGTAAACGCGGACGAAGGTCAGAGTACCCACGAATGGGTCGGTAGCAATCTTGAACGCCAGAGCAGCAAACGGCTCGTCATCGCTTGCGTGACGCTCCATTTCCTCTTCCTCGTTATCAGGGTTGGAACCCTTGATCGCAGGAATGTCGGTCGGAGCAGGCAGGTAATCGATAACGGCGTCGAGAACCAGGGGAACGCCCTTGTTCTTGAACGAAGAACCGCAAACGGCCAGAACGATTTCGCCGGCGATAGTACGCTGACGCAAAGCAGCCTTGATCTCTTCGATCGACAGCTCTTCGCCTTCCAGGTACTTGTTCATCAGCTCTTCGTTGGCTTCGGCAGCAGCTTCAACCATGTTGTTGCGCCACTCTTCAGCCAGCTCTTGCAGCTCGGCAGGGATGTCCTTGCGAACAGGGACCATACCCTTGTCAGAGTCATTCCAGTAGACAGCTTGCATGTTGATCAGATCAATCTGACCCTGGAAGTTGTCTTCGGAACCGATAGCCAGCTGAATCGGCACCGGAGTGTGACCCAGACGCTGCTTGATCTGACCGATCACGCGCAGGAAGTTGGCACCGGCACGGTCCATCTTGTTTACGTAAACAAGACGTGGAACGCCGTATTTGTTGGCTTGACGCCATACGGTTTCCGACTGCGGCTCAACACCCGAAGTACCGCAGAATACAACGACAGCGCCGTCGAGTACGCGCAGGGAACGTTCAACTTCAATGGTAAAGTCTACGTGGCCTGGGGTATCGATTACGTTGAAGCGGTGCTCGTGCGGGTACTGCTTCTCGGAACCTTTCCAGAAGGCGGTAATGGCAGCAGAAGTAATGGTAATACCACGCTCCTGCTCCTGAACCATCCAGTCTGTGGTCGCGGCGCCATCATGCACCTCGCCCATTTTGTGACTTTTGCCGGTGTAAAACAGTACGCGCTCGGTGGTGGTGGTTTTACCAGCATCCACGTGAGCGACGATACCGATGTTACGGTAGCGGCTAATCGGAGTAGTACGAGCCATAAAGCCCTCGCAAAATTAGTGAAGCTAAAATTAGAAGCGGTAGTGCGAGAAAGCTTTGTTGGCTTCGGCCATACGGTGCACGTCTTCACGCTTCTTAACAGCAGCACCTTTACCTTCAGCAGCATCCAGCAGTTCGCCAGCCAAACGCAGAGCCATAGACTTCTCGCCACGCTTACGGGCGAAGTCTACCAACCAGCGCATTGCCAGAGCGTTACGACGGGAAGGACGAACCTCGACCGGAACCTGGTAAGTAGCACCACCAACGCGGCGCGACTTCACTTCGACCAGCGGAGCGATGGCGTCGAGTGCTTTTTCGAAGAGTTCCAGGGGATCGGTGCCAGCCTTACGGGCCGCAACGGTTTCCAGGGCACCATAAACGATACGCTCGGCAACGGCTTTCTTGCCGCTTTCCATAACGTGGTTCATGAATTTGGCGAGGATCTGGCTTCCGTATTTCGGATCGTCCAGAATCTCACGCTTTGCTGCTACGCGACGTCTTGGCATGATAAGCCCTCAAGCGGTCTTCAGGTTAGCTCGGGACAGATCCAATGGATGCGTGCCCGACCTTACTCTTATCGACTCAATAAAATGAAAAACTGCAAAACGGCCGATTACTTCGGACGCTTGGTACCGTACTTCGAACGACCCTGGTTACGGCCTTTAACGCCGGAAGTATCCAAGGAGCCGCGAACGGTGTGGTAACGAACACCTGGCAAGTCTTTTACACGACCGCCGCGGATCAGTACCACGCTGTGCTCTTGCAGGTTGTGACCTTCACCACCGATGTACGAGGAAACCTCGAAACCGTTGGTCAGGCGCACACGGCATACTTTACGCAGTGCCGAGTTAGGTTTTTTCGGCGTGGTGGTGTACACACGGGTGCACACGCCACGACGTTGCGGGCAGTTCTGCAGCGCAGGCACGTCGGATTTCTCGACGATACGCTTACGCGGCTGACGTACCAGCTGGTTGATAGTTGCCATCTACTAGCTCCACTGTTGTCTTGCGACGCTATTGTCTTGCAAGAAAAGCAAAATGGCAGGAACGAATTCCCGCCAAATTTAGGGGATCAAGAGTCTAAAGAGGATCTTGGTCCCAGTCAAGGCAAGGCCCCGACCTCCCCGCCCGTCGAACCTTGACTAAATGTCTCGATTCGACGAACGGAGCGATCAGGGCCTTACGCTCAATTACCGCAGAACTCAGTTACCGCTCGAGTTCAGCGCTTCGGTCAGTGCAGCTTCCACTTCACTGGCGCTTACGCGCAACGGTTTGTCTGCATCACGGCGACGCTTGCGCTCGCTGTGATAAGCCAGACCGGTACCCGCCGGGATCAAACGACCCACGACAACGTTTTCTTTCAGGCCGCGCAGGTAATCGCGCTTGCCGGTGACTGCCGCTTCGGTCAGTACGCGGGTGGTTTCCTGGAAGGAAGCCGCCGAGATGAACGATTCGGTGGACAACGACGCCTTGGTGATACCCAGCAGAACGCGAGTGAACTTGGAGACAAACTTGTCTTCCGTGCTCAGACGCTCGTTCTCTACCAGAACGTGAGTCAGTTCCATCTGGTCGCCCTTGATGAAGCTGGAGTCGCCGGACTCGGAGATCTCAACTTTACGCAGCATCTGACGCAGGATGGTCTCGATGTGCTTGTCGTTGATCTTCACGCCTTGCAGACGGTAAACGTCCTGGATCTCGTTGACGATGTACTTGGCCAGCGCACTTACACCCAGCAGACGCAGGATGTCGTGTGGATCGCTCGGACCGTCGGAGATAACTTCGCCACGGTTTACCTGTTCGCCTTCGAACACGTTCAGGTGACGCCACTTCGGAATCAGCTCTTCGTACGGATCGCTACCGTCGTTCGGGGTAATGACCAGACGGCGCTTGCCCTTGGTCTCTTTACCGAACGCGATGGTGCCGCTGACTTCAGCCAGAATCGACGCTTCTTTCGGACGACGGGCTTCGAACAGGTCGGCAACACGCGGCAGACCACCGGTGATGTCACGAGTCTTCGAAGTTTCCTGCGGGATACGAGCGATAACATCACCGATCGCAATCTTCGCACCGTCAGCCACACCGACCAGGGCGTTGGCTGGCAGGAAGTACTGAGCGATAACGTCAGTGCCTGGCAGCAACAGATCCTTGCCGTTGTCGTCAACCATCTTCACTGCAGGACGAATTTCCTTGCCCGCAGCTGGACGATCTTTCGCGTCGAGTACTTCAATGTTGGTCATACCGGTCAATTCGTCAGTCTGACGCTTGATCGTGATGCCTTCTTCCATGCCCACGTAGGTCACGGTACCTTTCATTTCGGTAACGATCGGGTGAGTGTGCGGATCCCACTTGGCCACGATGGCGCCAGCGTCGACCTTGTCACCCTCTTTAACCGAAATCACGGCACCGTACGGCAGCTTGTAACGCTCGCGCTCACGACCGAAGTCATCAGCGATCGCCAGCTCACCGGAACGGGACACAGCTACCAAGTGGCCATCCACTCGCTCAACGTGCTTCAGGTTGTGCAGACGGACGGTACCGCCATTCTTCACCTGAACGCTGTCGGCTGCAGAAGTACGGCTTGCCGCACCACCGATGTGGAACGTACGCATGGTCAGCTGGGTACCCGGCTCACCGATGGACTGGGCAGCGATAACGCCGACCGCTTCACCGATGTTCACCTGGTGACCACGCGCCAGATCACGGCCGTAGCACTTGGCGCAAATGCCATAGCGGGTTTCGCAGCTGATCGGCGAACGCACGATCACTTCGTCGATGCTGTTCAGCTCGATGAATTCAACCCACTTCTCGTCGACCAGAGTACCGGCAGGAACGATAACGTCCTCGGTACCTGGCTTGAATACGTCACGGGCAATAACACGACCCAATACGCGCTCACCCAACGGCTCTACAACGTCACCGCCTTCAATGTGCGGAGTCATCAGCAGACCGTGTTCAGTGCCGCAATCGATCTCGGTTACAACCAGATCCTGCGCCACGTCTACCAGACGACGAGTCAGGTAACCGGAGTTCGCAGTTTTCAACGCGGTATCCGCCAGACCTTTACGAGCACCGTGAGTCGAGATGAAGTACTGAAGTACGCTCAAACCTTCACGGAAGTTCGCAGTAATCGGCGTTTCAATGATGGAACCGTCCGGCTTGGCCATCAGACCACGCATACCGGCCAACTGACGAATCTGTGCTGCGGAACCCCGCGCACCCGAGTCGGCCATCATGTACATCGAGTTGAACGACTCTTGATCGACTTCAACGCCGTGACGGTCGATAACCTTCTCTTTCGAGAGGTTGGCCATCATTGCCTTGGAAACTTCGTCGTTCGCTTTCGACCAGAGGTCGATCACTTTGTTGTACTTCTCGCCCTGGGTTACCAGGCCGGAGGCGTACTGGCTCTCGATCTCTTTCACTTCGTCGGTGGCAGCACCGATGATGCGGGCTTTTTCATCCGGGATAACGAAGTCGTTAACACCGATGGAAACGCCGGAGATGGTCGAGTACGCGAAACCGGTGTACATCAACTGGTCAGCGAAGATCACGGTCTCTTTCAAACCAACCACGCGGTAGCACTGGTTGATCAGCTTGGAGATCGCCTTTTTCTTCATCGGCAGGTTGACGACGTCGAACGACAGACCTTTTGGCACAACCTGGAACAGCAGCGCACGGCCGACAGTGGTGTCGACGATACGGGTACCGCTCACGCTGTTGCCGTCACGGTCGTTGACGGTTTCGTTGATACGAACCTTGACCTTGGCGTGCAGTGCGGCTTCGCCGGCACGGAACACACGGTCAACTTCCTGCAGATCCGCGAATACACGACCTTCGCCTTTGGCGTTGATCGCTTCACGGGTCATGTAGTACAGACCCAATACAACGTCCTGCGACGGAACGATGATTGGCTCACCGTTGGCTGGCGACAGAATGTTGTTGGTCGACATCATCAACGCACGCGCTTCCAACTGGGCTTCCAGTGTCAGCGGTACGTGCACGGCCATCTGGTCGCCGTCGAAGTCGGCGTTGTACGCGGCGCAGACCAGCGGGTGCAGCTGGATAGCCTTACCTTCGATCAGAACCGGTTCAAACGCCTGGATACCCAGACGGTGAAGGGTCGGTGCACGGTTGAGCAGGACCGGGTGTTCGCGAATCACTTCAGCTAGAACGTCCCAAACCTCTGGCAGCTCACGCTCGACCATTTTCTTGGCCGCTTTGATGGTGGTCGCGAGACCGCGCATTTCCAGCTTGCCGAAAATGAACGGCTTGAACAGCTCGAGAGCCATCTTCTTCGGCAGACCGCACTGGTGCAGACGCAGGGTCGGGCCTACGGTAATTACCGAACGACCGGAGTAGTCAACACGCTTACCGAGCAAGTTCTGACGGAAACGACCCTGCTTACCCTTGATCATGTCAGCCAGGGATTTCAGAGGACGCTTGTTGGAACCGGTGATAGCGCGGCCACGACGACCGTTGTCGAGCAGTGCATCGACAGCTTCCTGCAACATACGCTTTTCGTTGCGCACGATGATGTCCGGAGCGGACAGATCCAGCAGGCGCTTCAAACGGTTGTTACGGTTGATCACTCGACGATACAGATCGTTGAGGTCGGAAGTCGCGAAACGACCGCCATCCAGCGGGACCAGTGGACGCAGATCTGGCGGCAGAACCGGCAGAACGGTCAGCACCATCCACTCTGGCAGGTTGCCGGAACCCTGGAAGGCTTCCATCAACTTCAGACGCTTGGACAGCTTCTTGATCTTGGTTTCGGAGTTGGTTTGCGGAATTTCTTCGCGCAGACGGCCAATCTCGTGTTCCAGGTCGATAGCGTGCAGCAGTTCACGGACAGCTTCAGCACCCATGCGGGCGTCGAAGTCGTCACCGAACTCTTCCAGCGCTTCGAAGTACTGCTCGTCGTTCAGCAGCTGACCTTTTTCAAGGGTGGTCATGCCTGGATCGATAACGACATAGCTCTCAAAGTAGAGAACGCGTTCGATATCACGCAGGGTCATGTCCATCAGCAAGCCGATACGCGACGGCAGCGATTTCAGGAACCAGATGTGGGCAACCGGCGACGCCAGTTCGATGTGCGCCATGCGCTCACGACGAACCTTGGCCAGTGCAACTTCAACGCCGCACTTCTCGCAGATCACACCACGGTGCTTCAAGCGCTTGTACTTACCGCACAGGCACTCGTAATCCTTTACCGGGCCAAAGATCTTGGCGCAGAACAGGCCGTCACGCTCAGGTTTGAACGTACGGTAGTTGATGGTTTCCGGCTTTTTAACTTCACCGAACGACCACGAACGGATCATCTCAGGCGATGCCAATCCGATACGGATGGCGTCGAACTCTTCGACTTGACCCTGGTTTTTCAGCAAATTCAGTAGGTCTTTCAAGGCCTTTCCTCCTGGCGGAGCAGAGAGCGGGCAATCCTGCCCCGCTCTCGATTCGCGTCACGTGTTATTCGGTTTCCAGATCGATATCGATGCCGAGGGAACGAATTTCCTTGATCAACACGTTGAAGGACTCGGGCATGCCCGGCTCCATACGGTGATCGCCATCCACGATGTTCTTGTACATCTTGGTACGGCCGTTCACATCGTCCGACTTCACTGTGAGCATTTCTTGCAGAGTGTATGCAGCACCGTATGCTTCCAGTGCCCAGACCTCCATCTCCCCGAAACGCTGACCACCGAACTGCGCCTTACCACCCAGCGGCTGCTGGGTAACCAGGCTGTACGAACCGGTAGAACGCGCGTGCATCTTGTCGTCTACCAAGTGGTTCAGCTTCAGCATGTACATGTAGCCAACGGTAACTGGACGCTCGAACTTGTTGCCGGTACGGCCGTCGGTCAGCTGCATCTGGCCGCTTTCCGGCAGGTCTGCCAGTTTCAGCATGGCCTTGATTTCGCTTTCCTTGGCGCCGTCGAACACTGGAGTGGCCATTGGAACGCCGCCACGCAGGTTCTTCGCCAGATCCAGGATTTCCTGATCGGAGAAGCTGTCCAGATCTTCGTTACGACCGCCGATCTGGTTGTAGATCTCGTCCAGGAAGGTGCGCAGTTCAGCGACTTTACGCTGCTCTTCGACCATCCGGTTGATCTTCTCGCCCAGACCTTTGGCCGCGAGGCCCAGGTGGGTTTCGAGGATCTGACCAACGTTCATACGCGAAGGTACGCCCAGCGGGTTGAGGACCACGTCGACCGGGGTGCCATTGGCATCGTGCGGCATGTCTTCAACCGGCATGATCACGGAGACCACACCTTTGTTACCGTGACGACCGGCCATCTTGTCGCCCGGCTGGATGCGACGACGGATTGCCAGGTAAACCTTGACGATTTTCAGCACGCCTGGAGCCAGGTCATCGCCCTGCTGCAGTTTGCGCTTCTTGTCTTCGAACTTGTCGTCCAGCAGACGGCGACGATCAACGATGTAGGCCTGAGCCTTCTCGAGCTGCTCGTTCAGAGCATCTTCAGCCATGCGCAGTTTGAACCACTGGCCGTGCTCGAGACCGTCGAGTACTTCGTCGGTGATGTCCTGGCCTTTCTTCAGACCCGCGCCGCCTTCAGCCTTGTGGCCTACCAGAGCGGAACGCAGACGTTCGAAAGTCGCGCCTTCAACGATGCGGAACTCTTCGTTCAGATCCTTGCGGATCTCGTCCAGCTGGGACTTCTCGATCGACAGAGCACGAGCATCACGCTCAACGCCGTCACGAGTGAAGACCTGTACGTCGATGACAGTACCTTTGGTGCCGGTTGGCACGCGCAGGGAGGTGTCCTTAACGTCGCTGGCTTTTTCACCGAAGATCGCACGCAGCAGTTTTTCTTCCGGCGTCAGCTGGGTCTCGCCTTTCGGAGTGACCTTGCCGACCAGGATGTCGCCTGCGCCTACTTCAGCACCTACGTAAACGATACCGGCTTCGTCCAGCTTGTTCAGTGCAGCTTCACCCACGTTCGGGATGTCCGCAGTGATTTCCTCTGGGCCAAGCTTGGTGTCACGGGCCACACAGGTCAGTTCCTGAATGTGGATCGTGGTGAAGCGGTCTTCCTGAACCACACGCTCGGACAGGCAGATGGAGTCTTCGAAGTTGAAGCCGTTCCACGCCATGAACGCGATGCGCATGTTCTGACCCAGAGCCAGTTCACCCATGTCGGTGGACGGGCCGTCGGCCATGATGTCGCTACGCTGAACGCGATCGCCCTTGCTCACCAGCGGACGCTGGTTAATGCAGGTGTTCTGGTTCGAGCGGGTGTATTTGGTCAGGTTGTAGATGTCGACACCAGCTTCGCCGGTTTCAACTTCGTCATCAGCAACACGAACCACGATACGGCTGGCGTCGACGGAATCGATCACGCCGCCACGACGAGCCACGACGCAAACGCCGGAGTCACGGGCTACGTTACGCTCCATGCCGGTACCGACCAGCGGCTTGTCAGCGCGCAAGGTTGGTACAGCTTGACGCTGCATGTTCGAACCCATCAACGCACGGTTGGCGTCGTCGTGCTCGAGAAACGGAATCAGCGACGCTGCAACCGAAACTACCTGCTTCGGCGAAACGTCCATCAAGGTGACTTCTTCAGGCGCCTTGACGGTGAATTCGTTCAGGTGACGTACGGCAACCAGTTCGTCGATCAGGACTTTCTGCTCGTTCATGGTCGCCGAAGCCTGCGCGATCACGTGATCGGCTTCTTCAATGGCGGACAGGAACACGATCTCGTCGGTGACCACACCCTCTTTCACCACGCGGTACGGGCTTTCCAGGAAGCCGTACTGGTTGGTGCGAGCGTACGCAGCCAGGGAGTTGATCAGACCGATGTTCGGACCTTCCGGCGTTTCAATCGGGCAGACACGACCGTAGTGAGTCGGGTGTACGTCACGGACTTCGAAGCCAGCGCGCTCACGCGTCAGACCGCCAGGGCCGAGTGCAGAGACACGACGCTTGTGGGTGATCTCGGACAGCGGGTTGTTCTGGTCCATGAACTGCGAGAGCTGGCTGGAACCGAAGAACTCTTTCACCGCCGCAGCCACTGGCTTGGCGTTGATCAGGTCTTGCGGCATCAGGCCTTCGCTTTCAGCCATCGACAGACGCTCTTTGACCGCACGCTCAACACGTACCAGGCCAACGCGGAACTGGTTCTCGGCCATTTCGCCTACGCAGCGAACACGACGGTTACCCAGGTGGTCGATGTCATCGACAATGCCTTTACCGTTGCGGATGTCGACCAGAGTCTTCAGCACCGCGACGATGTCTTCCTTGCACAGCACGCCCGAACCTTCGATCTCGGTACGACCGATACGACGGTTGAACTTCATCCGGCCGACCGCAGACAGGTCATAGCGCTCAGGGCTGAAGAACAGGTTGTTGAACAGGGTTTCGGCTGCGTCTTTGGTTGGCGGCTCGCCTGGACGCATCATGCGATAGATCTCGACCAGCGCTTCCAATTGGTTGCTGGTGGAGTCGATCTTCAGCGTGTCGGAGACGAACGGACCGCAGTCGATGTCGTTGGTGTACAGAGTCTCGATGCGTACAACGCCGGCCTTGGCAATTTTTGCCAGGACTTCGGTGTTCAGCTCGGTGTTGCACTCAGCCAGGATTTCGCCGGTAGCCGGATGCACGATGACCTTGGCGGTGGTGCGACCCAGAACGTAGTCCAGAGGCACTTCCAGTGTCTTGATGCCGGCTTTTTCGATCTGGTTGATGTGGCGCGCGGTAATACGGCGGCCTGCTTCAACGATGACCTTGCCCTTTTCGTCCTGGATGTCCAGAACTGCGATCTCGCCACGCAGGCGCGACGGCACCAGTTCCAGGCTGAGGGTTTCGCCGCTCAGGTGGAAAACGTTGGTGGTGTAGAACGCGTCGAGCACTTCTTCGGTGGTATAGCCGAGCGCGCGCAGCAGCACGGATGCCGGCAGCTTGCGACGACGGTCGATACGCACGAACACGCAGTCTTTCGGGTCGAACTCGAAGTCCAGCCACGAACCGCGGTAAGGAATGATGCGCGCGGAGTACAGCAGTTTGCCGGAGCTATGCGTCTTGCCGCGGTCGTGGTCGAAGAACACGCCCGGGGAACGGTGCAGCTGGGAAACGATTACACGCTCTGTACCGTTGATTACGAAGGTACCGTTCTCAGTCATCAGGGGGATTTCACCCATGTAGACTTCTTGCTCTTTGATGTCCTTGATCGCTTTGTTCGACGATTCTTTGTCGAAAATGATCAGGCGCACTTTTACCCGCAAAGGTACGGCGAAAGTTACACCGCGCAATACGCATTCTTTGACATCAAATGCCGGTTCGCCCAGACGATAACCGACGTACTCCAGCGCAGCATTGCCGGAGTAGCTGATGATCGGGAAAACGGATTTGAAGGCCGCATGCAGGCCCACGTCGCGGAACTGATCTTTAGTCGCTCCCGCTTGCAAGAATTCACGATACGAATCCAGCTGGATGGCCAGGAGGTAAGGCACATCCATGACGTCCGGCAACTTGCTAAAGTCCTTGCGGATACGTTTTTTCTCAGTATATGAGTAAGCCATCAGCGTTCCCCAGCTTGGTCACCTGCTTGTTTGGCCCCTCCCGACGGGAGCAGCCAGAAAATCGTGCAAACCCCATGGTTTGCGCCACCGCATCGGGTGGTTACAGCGCCTTTATCAGCACCGACCCAGTCGGCTGCCAATAACGGAAAAAGGCCGGTGGCAAGAGCCACCAGCCATCAGCCTGTCGCTTGACGCTCGGGCTGGAGGAGCAAAGTCGATGCTTACTTCAGCTCGACTTTAGCGCCCGCTTCTTCCAGCTTCTTCTTGGCGTCTTCAGCCGCTTCTTTCGAAACGCCTTCAGCTACAACCTGAGGAGCGCCGTCTACTTTCTCTTTGGCTTCTTTCAGGCCCAGACCGGTCAGTTCACGAACTGCCTTGATCACGTTAACCTTCTTCTCGCCAGCTTCCAGCAGAACAACGTTGAACTCGGTTTGCTCTTCAACAGCAGCAGCAGCTACAGCTGGGCCAGCCGAAGCGGCAGCAGCGGTAACACCGAAGGTTTCTTCCATCGCTTTGATCAGCTCAACGATTTCCACTACGGATTTCTGGCCGATTGCTTCGATGATTTGTTCGTTAGTCAGAGACATGACTCAATTCCTGAATTGGGGGACGGCCTACGCGACCATCGAAATAAACAAAAAACGCGAGAAGTTGACGAGCCTTAGGCTGCGGCAGCTTCTTTCTGGTCGCGAATTGCCGCCAGAGTACGAGC comes from the Pseudomonas granadensis genome and includes:
- the rpoB gene encoding DNA-directed RNA polymerase subunit beta encodes the protein MAYSYTEKKRIRKDFSKLPDVMDVPYLLAIQLDSYREFLQAGATKDQFRDVGLHAAFKSVFPIISYSGNAALEYVGYRLGEPAFDVKECVLRGVTFAVPLRVKVRLIIFDKESSNKAIKDIKEQEVYMGEIPLMTENGTFVINGTERVIVSQLHRSPGVFFDHDRGKTHSSGKLLYSARIIPYRGSWLDFEFDPKDCVFVRIDRRRKLPASVLLRALGYTTEEVLDAFYTTNVFHLSGETLSLELVPSRLRGEIAVLDIQDEKGKVIVEAGRRITARHINQIEKAGIKTLEVPLDYVLGRTTAKVIVHPATGEILAECNTELNTEVLAKIAKAGVVRIETLYTNDIDCGPFVSDTLKIDSTSNQLEALVEIYRMMRPGEPPTKDAAETLFNNLFFSPERYDLSAVGRMKFNRRIGRTEIEGSGVLCKEDIVAVLKTLVDIRNGKGIVDDIDHLGNRRVRCVGEMAENQFRVGLVRVERAVKERLSMAESEGLMPQDLINAKPVAAAVKEFFGSSQLSQFMDQNNPLSEITHKRRVSALGPGGLTRERAGFEVRDVHPTHYGRVCPIETPEGPNIGLINSLAAYARTNQYGFLESPYRVVKEGVVTDEIVFLSAIEEADHVIAQASATMNEQKVLIDELVAVRHLNEFTVKAPEEVTLMDVSPKQVVSVAASLIPFLEHDDANRALMGSNMQRQAVPTLRADKPLVGTGMERNVARDSGVCVVARRGGVIDSVDASRIVVRVADDEVETGEAGVDIYNLTKYTRSNQNTCINQRPLVSKGDRVQRSDIMADGPSTDMGELALGQNMRIAFMAWNGFNFEDSICLSERVVQEDRFTTIHIQELTCVARDTKLGPEEITADIPNVGEAALNKLDEAGIVYVGAEVGAGDILVGKVTPKGETQLTPEEKLLRAIFGEKASDVKDTSLRVPTGTKGTVIDVQVFTRDGVERDARALSIEKSQLDEIRKDLNEEFRIVEGATFERLRSALVGHKAEGGAGLKKGQDITDEVLDGLEHGQWFKLRMAEDALNEQLEKAQAYIVDRRRLLDDKFEDKKRKLQQGDDLAPGVLKIVKVYLAIRRRIQPGDKMAGRHGNKGVVSVIMPVEDMPHDANGTPVDVVLNPLGVPSRMNVGQILETHLGLAAKGLGEKINRMVEEQRKVAELRTFLDEIYNQIGGRNEDLDSFSDQEILDLAKNLRGGVPMATPVFDGAKESEIKAMLKLADLPESGQMQLTDGRTGNKFERPVTVGYMYMLKLNHLVDDKMHARSTGSYSLVTQQPLGGKAQFGGQRFGEMEVWALEAYGAAYTLQEMLTVKSDDVNGRTKMYKNIVDGDHRMEPGMPESFNVLIKEIRSLGIDIDLETE
- the rplL gene encoding 50S ribosomal protein L7/L12; translation: MSLTNEQIIEAIGQKSVVEIVELIKAMEETFGVTAAAASAGPAVAAAAVEEQTEFNVVLLEAGEKKVNVIKAVRELTGLGLKEAKEKVDGAPQVVAEGVSKEAAEDAKKKLEEAGAKVELK